ATTCCTGGCGCGCACAAAAACCGGTCCGGTTATTCGACCCCTCCTCCGATGTCGTTACGCAGGTGCAGCGGGTCACCGACGAGCTGATCGCGGCCGTGGGCCTGCCGGATGGGGTGACCCATGGCTAAGCCGCGTCCACCCCAGCGGGCAGGGCTGCTTGAAACCATGCAGGAAGTGAGCCAGGAAGGACAGGCCCACGAGGTCGTGCAACCACTCCCAGTCGCCAGCCTCAGCCCCAATCCGTTCCAACCCAGACGATCATTCGACGAGGCTGGCCTGCGGGATCTCAGTGCCAGCCTGGCGACCGATGGACTGATTCATCCCGTGCTGGTCCGAAGGCACCCCACCAAGCCCGGCCAGTACCAGCTGGTCGATGGCGAGCGACGTTTCCGGGCTCTCCAGCACCTCGGCTGGAGTACCATTCCAGCCATTGTCCGGACGGTTACGGATGACCAGCTGGGGTTGCACGCCGCGGTGGCCAACCTCCAGCGTGAAGATCTGAACGCCATCGACGAAGTTGACGCCACCGTAACCCTCGTGGCCCAGGCCCTCGGTGTCGGCCGTGAGGCCGTGGGCGCGCGCCTCGCGGCCCTGGAACGGACCCCGGACGACGATCAGGTGAACCACCTCAATGAACTGTTTTCGCGTTTGGGCCGTGGCACCTGGACATCGTTCGGCAAAAACAAGCTCAGAATCCTGTCGTGGCCACCCGAGGTCCTGGAGGCCATGCGCCACGCCGGCCTGCCGTTTTCGCATGCCTCTGTCATTGTGTCGGCCCGCCAGGAGCCTCAGCGCCGGCATCTGATTGACTACTGGCAGGATCACCGGTGCACCGTCACTGAGCTCCGTCAGGAGTTGGGGCGGCAACGTCAGCGGGATCAGACGGTCCAACCACCTGCGCAGGTCACGGACGCCGATTTTGTCATTCAGGTCGCCCGCAACCTCACTTCGAAGACGGCTCTAACCCAGTTGTCCGAAGAGCGCCGACAACGTCTGCGACAGCTGATGGACCAGGTCAGCCAGCTGCTGCATGAATCCCAGAACGAGGGGCAACACCGCAGGGCTGCGAAAAAAAGTAGCCGCACGAAATCACAGGCTGGATCAGCGAAAACAAGCAAAAAGCAGCGGACCTGAAGCTGCCCTTTTCGTAAAGGGCAAGCGGCGCCAGGATCATTCCGGTGCCGCTTGCCTTATGTTGACCACCAGACTCAACTGGCGTGCGCCCCGCTCAGTAACGGCACAAGGGCAACCGGGCTGTGGCTGGTTTCAGCACCTGCACATGACACACCGCAGGCAACAGCGTCCAGGGTCTCGCAGACGTTTGCAGGGCGTGCGTGTACATCAGCCGCCCCGGCATCGTGAACCACCACAGGGCGGTCAGCATCACGGCCGCACACACCAGGAGCGTGCCCCCATGCCGCCGGACATCGCGGCTAAAGCCCCACCACCGCGCCCGCAACGAGAGGCCAGCAGGCACCATCATCTCCGCTTGAAGGCTCTTTACGTCCATGCGCAGTGAACGAATGTCAGCATGGAGGACCCCCACCCGGTTCGCGTCGAATTCAAGCGCCAGAACCTGGAGAGCCGCCTGCAACCGATCAGCCTGGTCGTACCGGCGTTCGAGATCATCTAACCGTTGATGCTGCTGAACCCGGTCCGCCGACAGTTCAATGACACCAGTGGCGATGATCTCAGCCGCCCTCGACGTGACCATGAGATGCGTGACCGATTCGGCGTGAAAGGTCTCCCGGGTGGCCAGCGCCGGGAGGAGCTGGGTGACCATCTTCTGGTGGTCGGTTGCCTGGCTCTCCACGGCACGTGTCAGGTAGACAGTCTGCTGGTGGGCAGACTCCTGCTGCAACCGCAAGGCGCGCACCTCTGCGGCGATCTCCGCAAGCGCATCACCTGGCACCGCCTGCGGGACCATGCCGACGCTGCCTTCAAACAGCGGACCCACGTCTGGATCCTCCGCCAGGGCAGCGCGCAGGGCGCGGGCATTGCGTAATTCACGTCCCTCAAGCTGCGGAGCGATGTCCTTGATCGCCCGCTTGAACACCCGGTAGACCACAGGCGAAAATTCGTACTGGCCTGTGGCGTCACGGGGAATCGACTGGTCGATCAAAATCTCGAAGGGCCGCAACCAGTCCTTGCGCAAATTTTCCTTGGTGATGCCCATCTCGGCCGCCAGAGTGGCCGCTGAAGTGCTGGGCAAAGCCACCAACCATCCAGGAACAGTGCTCTGGGTCATGCGCAGCGCCATCCCGTTGTGAATGCGGGTCGGCTCGCCGCAGGGGCGAGTTGGTGCGGCCGGTTGGTGGAGATGGTTGGCCTCACGCGTCCCACCAGCAGGACAGCAGCGGGTAGAAATTCATGCGTTCCGGGTACAGCGCCTGCCAGATAGTGAACAGCTCGCGCTGCCGCTGCCAGGTGCCCGCCACCCAGATTTGCGGGCCTACCCTGGCGTAGGTCATCATGTGCTCCTCGACTCTGCCGCGCTCGTACTCACCACTGTCATCCTCTACTGGGATGATCAGGAGACGCCGGCCGGCCGGCGTGCTGACCTCACACTGGTAGACCGCGTCGGCGATGGACGCGCCTGCGCTCCCGGCACCGGAAGGCTTCTGGTGAGCCTGCACCTGCCAGAGCACCGGCGTCTCTGGCTCGACGCCAGGCGTTGGGTTGGCGGGACAACGGAGCATGTACCGGGCCTCCGCCAGCGCCAGCAACGACCGCACAATGTGCTTCTCGCGGATTTCAGGCGTACGGCTGAGGCTCAGGTAGGGCACACTCACCTGCTGTCCGTATCGCTGGGCTGTCAGCCCAACATACCGGTGCACGTACAGGCCAAGGGTACAGCTGGCCAACAGGATAAGGTCCGCCGGCGTCGGGGCGGAAGGGATCCCAACCAGACGGTGGGCGGTGGGGAGGCTGATCAGTACATCCGTTCTGAGAGCCTGCTGGAGGGCAGGCAACTGGGCAAGCCAGGGATGGGCGGGGGTCATCCCCTTCATATTGCGCCGCAAAACCGGCATCGCCAGCAGTTTTTTTTATGAGGGCGGTTGGTGTGCCAATTCGGTCAAAGCCCCAACTGCGGAGCTTACGTCAACGGCAAACGGCGGTACCAACGGAATAACGTCCCAGCCGTAAAGTTATCCCGTCTGACGGTCAGCAGTGCCCACTCCCTGTCCGGACTGGTGAGGGCCCGCGGGCGGGGCTCAAGGGTCAGCCAGTCGGGTCCGGCGCCAACTTCGCTAGAACACGGCCCCTCACCGCGTGCTGAGATCCGGCCGACAGGGGAGACTAAGGGCAGCAACTCGCTGGGTCAGGGGGTGAGCTCACCCGCCAGCGCCTGACGCAGGAGGAGTGAACCGTCTTGGCGCAGGGCAACAGCCTGGACAATGCGGCGCGCGAGCTCGTACAGATCCACGCCAAGGTCCAGCAGCGTCCGGACATCGTCCTGGGTGACCCGGATGTTGAACAGGCGGACCCGACCCATAAACCGCTCGGCCAGTTCCTCTCGGTCCAGACCGTCCCACTCACGTTGGGTCGCGACTTCCTCGACGTCCGGATCCAGAACGGGCACTCCGCGTGCAGGCACCGGTCCTGGTTTCGCCGCTTCAGGTACTTCCATCGTAGCCTCGTATTTCGCCGGATTCCGTACTGCGGCGGCCAGCAGGTTCCGGGGATTGTCCACTGACCGGCCGCGTGACTGATACGTCTTCAGCATGATGCGGAAGACGCGCACACCACGCTCGATGTTGTTCGGAAACTTCAGAGCCAGTTGCCGGGCGCTGGCCTCCGCCAGGCCTTCCTGCGTCAACAACCCCACGAGCGCCGGGTCCGCGATAGCCTCCAGGACCTGGCAGGGGAAGGTGAAGGTCACCCGACCCGCCAGGCCGCGGCCCGTAAACGCGAGGGCCTCCAGGTACTTCGCCGCCAGCAGCGCCTCTCCCATGTCCTGGAGAGACCGGCGTACATTGCCGGCGCGTACGGTACCGGTCGCGGTCAGGGCCAGCAACTGGGCCAGATCGCTCAGCACGAACGAGAGCTCCAACGGCACTTCACGGTGCTCTCGGCGGTGTCGTTCGCGCTGCCCTTCTAGAAAGTGATACAAACTGCGGGCCGGGGCATCTCTCAGGGCCTTGAGGATGTTCGGGTCTGGCAGGTGAACAAACCCTGCCTGAAGCTGCTCCACCAGATCCTGGCTGAGGACGATAACGAGAGGCTGCTGAGGAGTCAGATGCGCCTCAGCATCATCCAGGTCCTGCTCTTCCTGGTAGCGCACCTTGTCGATAAACCGGAAACTCTCGGACTCGAACGTCCATTTGTTGCGCTGAGCATCGAACCAGCCGTCACGGATCATGTAAGTTGCATGGAACAGACGCAGCAAACTGGTGCGCAGGCGCTTGTAGTAGTCACCATTGCTGGACAGCATGGCGGTGGTGAGCAACTCGTGAGGTGTGGTGTGCAGCGTCCGGTCTTCGGGCACACCGTCGATCAGCGCCAACGTGATGATGGACGTCATGACGTCGTTGTCGATTCCATGCGGCAGGGGGTAACGGCTCCCCGCATCCAAATTGTAGCGGCGGTTATTGATCGTCACATCAACCTGCCGCTCGCGAACGTCCCAGGTTTTCACGGGCGAAATCAGCGCCATGGCTGAACGATTGATCTCGTTTCGGTAAGGCTTTTCTGCGGGTGCCTTCTGTTCGCCACTGGACACAGGTTTTCGTTTGACCGCCATGTATGCTCCTGGTGCCATGCAGTTTCGC
This portion of the Deinococcus malanensis genome encodes:
- a CDS encoding ParB/RepB/Spo0J family partition protein is translated as MAKPRPPQRAGLLETMQEVSQEGQAHEVVQPLPVASLSPNPFQPRRSFDEAGLRDLSASLATDGLIHPVLVRRHPTKPGQYQLVDGERRFRALQHLGWSTIPAIVRTVTDDQLGLHAAVANLQREDLNAIDEVDATVTLVAQALGVGREAVGARLAALERTPDDDQVNHLNELFSRLGRGTWTSFGKNKLRILSWPPEVLEAMRHAGLPFSHASVIVSARQEPQRRHLIDYWQDHRCTVTELRQELGRQRQRDQTVQPPAQVTDADFVIQVARNLTSKTALTQLSEERRQRLRQLMDQVSQLLHESQNEGQHRRAAKKSSRTKSQAGSAKTSKKQRT
- a CDS encoding replication initiator protein A, which produces MALISPVKTWDVRERQVDVTINNRRYNLDAGSRYPLPHGIDNDVMTSIITLALIDGVPEDRTLHTTPHELLTTAMLSSNGDYYKRLRTSLLRLFHATYMIRDGWFDAQRNKWTFESESFRFIDKVRYQEEQDLDDAEAHLTPQQPLVIVLSQDLVEQLQAGFVHLPDPNILKALRDAPARSLYHFLEGQRERHRREHREVPLELSFVLSDLAQLLALTATGTVRAGNVRRSLQDMGEALLAAKYLEALAFTGRGLAGRVTFTFPCQVLEAIADPALVGLLTQEGLAEASARQLALKFPNNIERGVRVFRIMLKTYQSRGRSVDNPRNLLAAAVRNPAKYEATMEVPEAAKPGPVPARGVPVLDPDVEEVATQREWDGLDREELAERFMGRVRLFNIRVTQDDVRTLLDLGVDLYELARRIVQAVALRQDGSLLLRQALAGELTP